The Arthrobacter sp. OAP107 DNA segment GGTGCCGAGCAGGAAGGACACCCGGCGCCCCCAGCCGTCAGCCACCACGCCGGTGGGTACCTCGAAAATGACCATCCCGGCGGTGAAGAACGCGTTGGCGGCAAAGGCTTCAAGGTTGCTGAGCCCGGCATCGAGCAGGAAGAGCGTGTTGATGCCCCAAATGAAGGAGGCTGCAAGGGTATTGCCCAGTGTCAGCGTCAGGTAGATGCGCTGCACCTTGCGGGCCGCCGGATTCATCGCCTCGTTGTCCGTCCCGGCGCGAAGTTGGGGCACGAATCCATTCTCGCCGTCTTCACCGAAGGCCGCCAGAGACCCTTTTATCGGGGCGCGTTCGAGCGTAGCGTCATGCCCAACGGAGTAGGCGGTGAAGGGCAGTGCGGCTCCGGTCCGCGCAGCGCCGTCTCCCTCCTGAGCCGTCGAAGGAGGCGGAAATGGCTGCTGGCTGGAACGCTGATACGGCCGCCGGTCCGGTGGGGGCGGGCACGGTCACCCTGGTGGAAGGTTCGTCCTTCTGTATTTCCTTGGCGAACGGGGATATCCATCCGGAACATCCGCACGGGGTCTTCCATGAGGACACCCGCATTTTGTCCCGCTGGAACCTGTCAGTGAACGGCCTGCCCCTGGAGGCGCTGACGGCGGAGACCAAGGAGCCGTACCGGGCCCTGTTCATCGGCCGGGTTCCCCGCTCTGACGGGTACGCGGACAGTCCCCTGATCGTGGAGCGCCTGCGGGAGGTTGGTGCGGGCATCCGCGAGGAGATCACCATCCGGAACTATTCCTCGAAGGAGACCGAGTGCGTCGTTTCGCTCAGTGTTGAATCGGACTTCGCGGATCTCTTTGAAGTGAAGGAGGCCCGCGTCCAGCGGCGCTGGGAGGAATCCCGACAGCCAGAGGGCGACTCGCTGGTGATCAAGGCCGGCTGGCAGGACCTCGTTAAGAGCGTCATCGTCAACGCAGCCGGCGCCGAGGTCACCGCCGACTCGCTGACTTTCCGGACGGTGGTCCCGCCGCGCGGTGTGTGGAGCTCTCGGGTGAGCGTGGCGCCTGCCGCCAACGGCGGCGGGGTCCCGCCGTCGTCGTTGATCCGTCCGGCCGCCGGTGAGCTGTCCCCGAGCGACCGGCGCCGGCAGGAATGGGTCGCCAAGATTCCCAAGCTGCACATGGGCAACCGCTCCATCGAGCGCACCCTGCGGCGCAGCTACGACGACCTGGGCGCCCTCCGGATCGAGGATCCCGCCCACCCTGAGCGGATCGTGGTGGCCGCGGGTGCGCCGTGGTTCATGACGCTGTTCGGCCGGGACTCACTGTGGGCATCGGAAATGGCGCTTCCGGTGGACCCGTCCCTGGCGCTGGGCACCTTGAAGACGCTGGCCGACCGGCAGGGCAAAGTGGTGGACCCGATGAGCGAGGAGGAGCCCGGGAAGATCCTGCACGAAGTCAGGCTGGGCGTCTCCAGCGGGCTGGCGCTGGGCGGCAAGTCCGCCTACTACGGCAGCGTCGATGCCACCCCGCAGTTCGTCATGGCGCTCGGTTCGGTGAGCCGCTGGGGATTCGGCCGCGACACCATCGCCGCACTGCTGCCCCACGCCGACCGTGCGCTGGATTGGGTCCGGATATACGGCGACAAGGACGGCGATGGATTCGTTGAGTATGAGCGGCTCAACGACCAGGGCCTCATCAACCAGGGCTGGAAGGATTCGTGGGACGGCATCAACTTTGCCGACGGGACCCTGGCAGAGCCGCCGATCGCACTGTGCGAAGTGCAGGCGTTGGTGTACTCGGCGTTTTTGTCCCGGGCGTGGATGGCGTACGACGCCGGTGACACGGCTTTGGCGGCGCGGCTCACCGATGAGGCGGCGGAGCTGAAAAGGAAATTCAACGAGCAGTTCTGGCTGCCTGACCGCGGGTACTACGCTGTGGCACTCGACAGGGACAAGCGGCCCGTTGATGCGTGCGCTTCGAACATGGGGCAGTGCCTGTGGCACGGCATCGTGGATGAGGACAAGCTGCCGCTCGTAGCCGAGCGGCTGATGTCCCCCGAGATGTTCAGCGGCTGGGGCGTCCGGACGCTGGGCACCGACATGGGCGCCTACAACCCTGCCAGTTATCACAACGGCTCTGTCTGGCCGCACGACAACGCTGTCATTGCGGTGGGCCTGCTGCGCTACGGCTTCGTGGAGGAGGCGCAACGGATCGCCACGGCCCTGCTCGAGGCGGCAGATTACACCGACGGCCGGCTTCCGGAACTGTTCTGCGGCTTCAGCCGGGACCAGGTCACTGAACCTGTGCCGTATCCGACGGCGTGCTCCCCGCAGGCGTGGGCGGCCACCACACCGATCATGCTGGTGACCAGCCTGATGCGCTACGACGCCCACGTGTCCCGTGGCGGCGTGTGGATGGATCCGGTGCTGCCCGCATCCTATGGCGATCTGCACATCACCAACGCGCCCATGGGGGCCGGCCGGATCACCATCGACATCACGGGTTCCGAGGCGTCCGTGCAGGGACTGCCGGAGGGGCTGACCTTCCACCGCGAACACCGGCCGTGGCTGACGGAGCTGATGGCTGAGGCCGGGCTGGGTAAGTGAAGGCTAGCCGAGGCGGTCCAGCGCCTGCAGGAGCCGCCGGACCGAGCCGCCGAGGTTCCACTCGGTGGCGAGCCGGTCGAGTTCCTCCCTCGCCTCACCGGTGACGGTTTGCAGTTCCGCGCCCGCTTCCTCCAGGGACGGCAGCTCCAGATTGCGCACCACATTGACTACGGCGGGCGCCACCTTGAGATAACCCGCGGCGGCGGCAAGCTTGGAGCGCACCGACGCGGACACCCCGCCGCCGGGATCGGCCGCGGCCATGAGCAGCCCGTCGAGGGTGCCGTGCTCCAGGAGCAGTGCTGCCGCGGTCTTCTCGCCGATGCCGGCCACACCGGGCAGCCCGTCCGAGGCGTCGCCGCGGAGGGTGGCGTAGTCGGCATACTGCTGCGGCAGCACGCGGTACTTTTCGACGACGACAGCGTCGGTGAGGACTTCGAGGTTCCGCATGCCGCGGGCGGTGTAGATCACGCGCACCCGGCGGTCGTCGTCGACCAGCTGGAAGAGGTCCCGGTCCCCCGTCACCACATCGACGGGAAGGCCGGCGTGGCTGGCGTAGGTGCCCACGACGTCGTCGGCCTCATGCTCCGGGACACCCACGACGGCGATGCCGGCCAGGCCCAGCACGTGCCGGATCAGCGGGATCTGTGCCGACAGCCCGTCCGGCACCACTTCCACGTCGGCCGCCCCGGCCACCACCTCCGCCACCCGGTGGGCCTTGTAGGTGGGAATGAGGTCCACCCGCCACTGGGGCCGCCAGTCATCATCCCAGCAGGCCACCAGGTGCGTGGCGCCGTAGTCGGTGGTGAGCCGGGCGATCATGTCGAGCAGGCCGCGGACGGCGTTCACCGGGGTGCCGTCGGCGCGGCGGATGGTGTCGGGCAGGCCGTAGAAGGCGCGGAAGTACAGGGACGCGGTGTCGAGCAGCATCAGGCGGTTGACCATGACTGATCCTGACACGGATTCACCGTGCGGTACCCGGGACACGGGCCGGAAGTGGGAGGATGGGCGCATGGAACTGCACATCACCGGCGACGATGCCGCCGACAAACTGCTCAGCGACGACGCCTTCGCGCTTCTCACCGGCATGCTGCTTGACCAGCAGGTGACCATGGAGTCCGCTTTCGCCGGACCCGAAAAGATCCGCACGCGCATCGGCTCCATCAGCCCTGCCGCCGTGGCCGAACATGACCCGGCAGGCTTCGTTGAGGTCTTCAAGGAACGCCCGGCTGTCCACCGCTTCCCCGGTTCCATGGCCGCCCGCGTCCAGGCGCTCGCCGAGGCCGTGCAGAGCGAGTGGGGCGGCGAGGCAACTGCCATCTGGACCCGGGAGGAACCCGACGGCAAGGAAGTCCTGCGCAGGCTGAAGGCACTGCCGGGATTCGGCGAGCAGAAGGCCAAGATCTTCCTGGCGCTGCTCGGTAAGCAGTGCGGGCTCCAAGCGCCGGGCTGGCGTGAGGCCGCGGGCCACTACGGCGAGGAGGGTTCCTACCTCTCGGTGGCGGACATCGTGGACCCGGAGTCGCTGACGAAGGTGCGCGCCAGCAAGCAGGCAGCCAAGGCCGCCGCAAAGGCAGCAAAAGCGCCGGCCGCCGACTAGCTAATGACGACGGCGGCCGGTTGCCTTCGCGGGGCCGCTTAGTACTCGCCCTTGATCACGAAGTAGGAGCCGCGGATCTCGCCGGCCAGCTTCGACTTCTGCCGTGCGAACTTGAAGCTGGAGGCGAGTTCCTCGGGAACTTCCATGCCCTGTGAGAGCTTGAAACCGACTGCCCGCTTCGCACCCTGCTCGATGCCGTACATGACGTTGACGGACAGCCCGGATTCGTAGAACACATACGCCATCCGAAGGCCGTCCACCTCGAAGGAAGTCACCTCGAGCGGCCGGGCTGAGAACGCGATGTTGCGTTCGTCGGACAGGATGCGGTTCACCCAGTCGAGCGTTTCCGGCGCATCGCCGGCGGGCTCGACGGTGAACACGTGGTCGTATTTGTTCTTGTAATAACGTGCCTCGTTGGCACGCAGTCCCGCCAAGGCGTCCGCCACTGGGGACGACTCCAGGCCGACGGTGGACACGTTCTGGAAGTCTACGGTGTATGGCATGCGCCCTCCTGGTTGTGATTCTTCGCACTCCTCACCCTAATCTCACTTGCGGTGGCCCGGCTTCTCGATTCCTGATTGGTTGGCTGCCTGCTTCACGCCCTCCCCCGGCCAGCACCTGGGCGGACACCAGGTAGCCGGTGAGCATGGCAGTGGCCACCCGGCCGACCGCCTGTTCATCGGGCGCGAATGTGCTGGCGTGCAGGTTGCCGCTCGCCGCCGGCATCCCGGTGAAGATCATCACGGCGCGGGCCGCCGAGGCATAAAACGCGAAATCATCCGAACCATACGAACGGAACTCACGTACTTCGTACCCTTGGGCGCCAAGGTGGCGCCCGATCCCGGCGGCAAGTTCGGCGTCGCTTTCCAGTATCGGCTCACCCCTCCGGATTTCGAGCCGCACTGTGCAGTCGTGGGCAGTGGCGACGCCGTTTGCCACCTGGCGCAGGCGGGTGTGGATCATCTGGCGTTGCGGCTCCGTCATGGTGCGGATGGTTCCCGCCACCGTTGCCTCTTCCGGGATTGCATTGGGGCTGCCGCCGGCATGAATGGTCCCGACCGTGAGTACCGCGGACAGCCTGTGCAGCTCCTCGACGTTTTGCACCTCGCCGGCCAGGCGTGCAAAGGCTGTACCCGCATTGAAGGCTTCGGACGGGCTCATCTTCCGCTAGTACCGCCACCGCAGGGCGGCGATCACTGCTTCACGGTCGAGCTGTGCAAACCGCTCGGCTTCGCCCCTCCGCACCGCCACATAAGCATTCACCAATTCATGGCCCAATGCTGAGCGGAGGAAATTGCTGCCGTCCAGATCGTCCAGGGCCGTGAACATGTCGGGGGCAAATGCCCGGATGTCCAGGCGCTCCCTCTCCGCCGCGCTCAATGTCCCGGGGTCGACGGTGACCTCGGCGGTGAGTCTCAGCTGTCCCCTGAAGCCCTCGAGCGCAGCTGCAAGAATTGCTGCCACGGCGAGGTACTGGTTGGCGGCACCATCGCAGCATTTCACTTCCACGTTCGATTGCCTGTCCTCGTAGCCCTTGAGGCCCGGCACGAAGCGCACGGCGGCCTCGCGGTTGCCCGTGCCCCAGCAGATGAAGCTGCCCGCCCACTGTTGCGGCTGAAGCCGGGCCACGCTCAGGGCGCTTCCGCCCAGCAATGATGCGCTTTCGGCCAGCTTGCCGAGGACGCCCGCGATCATGCTCTCGCCCCCGGGGCTCATCCCGGTGCCGGCTGCTGCGTCATAGAAGACGTTTCCGTCACCGTTCCTCGCGGAGAAATGGATGTGGCATCCGTTGGTCGCAGTTGTGGAATCCGCTATCGGGGAGTACGAAACGTGCAGTCCATGCCGGCGGGAGACCCTGGCGACGATGAACCGCGCAAGGAGGTAATCATCGACGGCCTGGACCGGGTTCCGCGGGGCCAGGGCGATCTCCACCTGGCCCCGGCCATACTCGGGGTGGATCTGTTCCACCGGAACGCCGGCTTCCACAAGCGCCGTCAGCACGTCCAGGCTCCATGCTTCCAGCTGCAGGAAGGCGGCCGCACTGTAACCCGGACCTTCGTGCGCCAGGACAGGCGCGTCCTGAGTGCCGCCGAACACCGTAAACTCCAGCTCGAGGCCCACGGAAACCTCCAGCCCTGCCGTGGCCCATTCGGATGCCACCCGTTTGAGTGCCGTGCGCTGGCAGGTTGGATAAGGAGCACCATGCATGTCCACCAGGTCGGCGGGCGCCCAGGCGAGGCCGGTGGTCTTATCGACGACAGCAACAGCCGAGCGGTCAGGTATGCCGCGGAGGTCTCCAACGATGGGATCGATCTCCGACGACCGGGTGACGTGGTCGTCGGCGGCCAACAGGACTCCGACGCTCACTGAGACGCCGCAGCCATTGGAGAAGGCATCCTCAACCTTGGGTCCCGGCAGAACCTTGACCCTTGCTACCCCCGCGTTGTCCAGGCAGGAAATGACGAGAGCCCTGACATACTGGAGATCCATATCCGCCTTTGGATTTGAAGTCACAGCTTTCCTTTCCATGCTTCTGACGACTTGTTCAGGCGATTGGCATTGAGCTTCAGGGATTCAGGGTGTAGACGCGTTTGGCGTTCTCCGAGGCGATCATCCCGGCGATCCTTTCGGCGTCATCGGCGGTTGCCCAGCGCGAGGCGATCCAGTCGTCCATCAGGGCAGCGAAGGAAGCCCGCCAGTTGGCCGCGCTGACGGCGTAATGCTCGGCAAGGCCGTACGAATCCGATGAGTAGAGGATCTTGCTGAATGGTGCGATCTCCAGTGCCTGGCGGATTGACGTGCCGGCGCTCGGGCCCAGGTAATGCGAGACGAGGCCCACATCGAGGTAGACGTGCGGGAAAACCTGGGCAAGGATGCCCGCCTCCCTGACGAAGGGGTAGCAGTGGAGCAGCATGAAATCAACGCCCAGTGACCTGGCGGCGTGGAACAGCGGACTGAGCCGGGATGGATCGGCCCGGAAGAGCTGGACGTCCGAATCGCCGTATCCCGTGTGAAGCTGCATGGGGAGGCCGGTGTCGATCCCGGACCAGAGCCCGAACCTCAGCAGGACCGGGTCAGTGATCCTGAACGACCCGGTTTCCTCGGCGGTTCGGAACCATTCATCAGCCGCCTGGAGGACCTCACGCCCGGATGGCCGTTCCGCGGGGATGTCGAACCCGTGACGGTAGGCGATGATGGATTTCACTCCCACAGCCGCCCGGGTTCTGGCTGCCAGCGTCTCCGGGAACTTTGCCACGAAGCCGGCCGCAGTGGACACCCCCGCTAAGTCCTCGGCTACTCTCTCGATGCGGACGATCTCGCGAACCCGCGCGCCAGCACGCACCGCCATGGCGTCGGGGCCAGGCAGCCGATCATCCCGTATGCCCGTGTCAAGGAGGTAGTCGGAAGTTCCGGTACTGCGAAGCAGCAGCCTGTTCGCTTCGGCGGCGCCGATGCTCCTGCGGCGCGCCAGGTATTCGTCCAGGGGCGCAAGCGGCTCGAGTCCGAGGACCGGTGCACAGAAACGCCGAACCGCCAGGCCGAAGGGCGAGTCGAGGCTGTCCGTTCCTGCCGGTGCCGGCCAGTCGGACTCCGTGGCCAGGCTCCGGAACTCGTCCTCGGTCAGTTCGGCCTCGGCAACGCCGTGGCAGTGGTGGTCGACCAGGGGCAGGTCAATGCTGCGGCTGCCCGTATTAGTCATGATCACCGCCACCTGGTCGTGTTTGGCCACACCTAGATCGAGTATGGAGCCGATGTCACCGGGAGGAAAGCGTTACGCCGGCCGGTATGTCACCATCAGCACGCCCGTCCCTGTGGTCGCGGAGTCGACCAGCCGGAGCCGGCGCGCGTCGTGGTCCGGTCCGAACAAGCGGCGGCCCGAGCCGAGCACCAGCGGGTGAATCATCAGGAACAGCTCGTCGACGAGGCCGAGCGGGAGCAGGGACCGGATGAGCTGGCCGCTGCCCATGATCACCAGGTTGCCCCCGGGCTGACCGCGCAGCGCAGCAACTTGAGCGGGGACGTCCCCACCCAGGAGCATGGAGTTCGGCCACTTCAGCTGGGTGTCGGGGTTGGCGGAGGCGACGTATTTCCGTGTCGCGTTGAGGCTGTCCTTGAATGGGCCGCCGGCCTGGTTCCAGTAGGCGAGCATGTCATCGTAGCTGCGTCGGCCGAACAGCCATGAGAAACCCTGGCCAAGCCGCTCACCCATGGCGGCGAACATGGCCGGGTCATTGTCATCCTGGGCCCATCCGCCGTGCCGGAAGCCGTCACGGGTGTCTTCGTCGGGGCGCCCCGGCCCCTGCAGGACGCCGTCGAGGCTGAGGTGGTTCACTGCCAGAACGCGCATGCGGGACTCCGTCCTATATCAGCTGGCGTTGACCGCCGGTATGGTTACGTGGCCGCCCAACGCCGCCCAAAGGTAGCGGATGGCCGCCTCGACGCCCTTGGTGTTCGCACCGGCCAGGAGCTGCAGCACCAGGCCGTCCAACGCCGCGAAGGCGGCCTGGGCAGCACCTTCCTGGCCGCCGAAACCGATCCGTTGCAGGCCGTCGGAGAGCGCTGCAATGTAGCTTTCGTACAGGTGCTGCACCGGCGCCGCCAGTTCGGGGCGCCGCCGCGATTCCAGGATCATCTCGTACTGGAAGATCTGGATGTCGGGGTTGTCGTCAATCAGCGACAGGATGCTTTGGCAGAACTCCTCCTCGGTGGCAGGCAGCGCTTCCAGGTGTGACAGCCCGATCGACTGCCGCACGGACCATTCGAGTGCGGCTTCGATGAGGGCATCCCGCTTGCCGAAGTGATGGACCACCAGGGTGTTATTGACGCCGGCGTGCTCGGCAACGGCACGGAATGTAAGGCCCCGCAGTCCCTTGCGCGCCACAACATGCACAGTCGCGGCCAACAAAGCCTCCCGCCCTGTGCCGTAGCCGTTCTGTTTCTGCCCGCTCATGTCTCCGATTCTAGCTCCCGGCAGACGGGTATTGACTTCAAACCTCAGCAAATGCTTAGCTGTGATGCAATACACAACTAAGCAACTGCGGAGTTGTTGGCAATCCAAGGAGGAACCAATGTCCACGTCCACGAACGCCGTCGAATTCACCGTGCACGACGCCCTTGACCCGCAGAGGTACGAGCCCTTCATCCTGGGCCGGGTCCACTGGGTGCGACGCCCCGGAGACGGCGGCCGTCCTGCGCTGTCTGCCGGTTTCTGGCACGTCACCACTGAGGAGGCTCCCGAGCCGTTCGACCTGCTCATCGAGGCGGATGAGACCATCCACATCATCGAGGGCCACATGCACATTGAGGTCGACGGCGGCGGGACCTTCGACCTGCTGCCCGGCTCGGCCGCTTCCTTCAACAAAGGTGCACAGACCCGCTGGACTGTCGTGGAAGACACCACCGAATTCTTTGTCTACTCCTGACCGCCAACCAGAACATCTGAAACAGAAGGCCTACCGTGACTGCCACCACCCACAACACCCAGCCGACCGACGTCGTCGTTATCGGCGCAGGCTTCGCCGGCCTCACGGCCGCCCGTGAACTTCTCCAGGCCGGCCTGTCCGTAACCGTTCTCGAAGCA contains these protein-coding regions:
- a CDS encoding glycogen debranching N-terminal domain-containing protein codes for the protein MAAGWNADTAAGPVGAGTVTLVEGSSFCISLANGDIHPEHPHGVFHEDTRILSRWNLSVNGLPLEALTAETKEPYRALFIGRVPRSDGYADSPLIVERLREVGAGIREEITIRNYSSKETECVVSLSVESDFADLFEVKEARVQRRWEESRQPEGDSLVIKAGWQDLVKSVIVNAAGAEVTADSLTFRTVVPPRGVWSSRVSVAPAANGGGVPPSSLIRPAAGELSPSDRRRQEWVAKIPKLHMGNRSIERTLRRSYDDLGALRIEDPAHPERIVVAAGAPWFMTLFGRDSLWASEMALPVDPSLALGTLKTLADRQGKVVDPMSEEEPGKILHEVRLGVSSGLALGGKSAYYGSVDATPQFVMALGSVSRWGFGRDTIAALLPHADRALDWVRIYGDKDGDGFVEYERLNDQGLINQGWKDSWDGINFADGTLAEPPIALCEVQALVYSAFLSRAWMAYDAGDTALAARLTDEAAELKRKFNEQFWLPDRGYYAVALDRDKRPVDACASNMGQCLWHGIVDEDKLPLVAERLMSPEMFSGWGVRTLGTDMGAYNPASYHNGSVWPHDNAVIAVGLLRYGFVEEAQRIATALLEAADYTDGRLPELFCGFSRDQVTEPVPYPTACSPQAWAATTPIMLVTSLMRYDAHVSRGGVWMDPVLPASYGDLHITNAPMGAGRITIDITGSEASVQGLPEGLTFHREHRPWLTELMAEAGLGK
- a CDS encoding 5'-3' exonuclease, producing the protein MVNRLMLLDTASLYFRAFYGLPDTIRRADGTPVNAVRGLLDMIARLTTDYGATHLVACWDDDWRPQWRVDLIPTYKAHRVAEVVAGAADVEVVPDGLSAQIPLIRHVLGLAGIAVVGVPEHEADDVVGTYASHAGLPVDVVTGDRDLFQLVDDDRRVRVIYTARGMRNLEVLTDAVVVEKYRVLPQQYADYATLRGDASDGLPGVAGIGEKTAAALLLEHGTLDGLLMAAADPGGGVSASVRSKLAAAAGYLKVAPAVVNVVRNLELPSLEEAGAELQTVTGEAREELDRLATEWNLGGSVRRLLQALDRLG
- a CDS encoding HhH-GPD-type base excision DNA repair protein, producing MELHITGDDAADKLLSDDAFALLTGMLLDQQVTMESAFAGPEKIRTRIGSISPAAVAEHDPAGFVEVFKERPAVHRFPGSMAARVQALAEAVQSEWGGEATAIWTREEPDGKEVLRRLKALPGFGEQKAKIFLALLGKQCGLQAPGWREAAGHYGEEGSYLSVADIVDPESLTKVRASKQAAKAAAKAAKAPAAD
- a CDS encoding phage tail protein; the encoded protein is MPYTVDFQNVSTVGLESSPVADALAGLRANEARYYKNKYDHVFTVEPAGDAPETLDWVNRILSDERNIAFSARPLEVTSFEVDGLRMAYVFYESGLSVNVMYGIEQGAKRAVGFKLSQGMEVPEELASSFKFARQKSKLAGEIRGSYFVIKGEY
- a CDS encoding peptidase dimerization domain-containing protein: MSPSEAFNAGTAFARLAGEVQNVEELHRLSAVLTVGTIHAGGSPNAIPEEATVAGTIRTMTEPQRQMIHTRLRQVANGVATAHDCTVRLEIRRGEPILESDAELAAGIGRHLGAQGYEVREFRSYGSDDFAFYASAARAVMIFTGMPAASGNLHASTFAPDEQAVGRVATAMLTGYLVSAQVLAGGGREAGSQPIRNREAGPPQVRLG
- a CDS encoding glutamine synthetase family protein; its protein translation is MTSNPKADMDLQYVRALVISCLDNAGVARVKVLPGPKVEDAFSNGCGVSVSVGVLLAADDHVTRSSEIDPIVGDLRGIPDRSAVAVVDKTTGLAWAPADLVDMHGAPYPTCQRTALKRVASEWATAGLEVSVGLELEFTVFGGTQDAPVLAHEGPGYSAAAFLQLEAWSLDVLTALVEAGVPVEQIHPEYGRGQVEIALAPRNPVQAVDDYLLARFIVARVSRRHGLHVSYSPIADSTTATNGCHIHFSARNGDGNVFYDAAAGTGMSPGGESMIAGVLGKLAESASLLGGSALSVARLQPQQWAGSFICWGTGNREAAVRFVPGLKGYEDRQSNVEVKCCDGAANQYLAVAAILAAALEGFRGQLRLTAEVTVDPGTLSAAERERLDIRAFAPDMFTALDDLDGSNFLRSALGHELVNAYVAVRRGEAERFAQLDREAVIAALRWRY
- a CDS encoding amidohydrolase family protein translates to MTNTGSRSIDLPLVDHHCHGVAEAELTEDEFRSLATESDWPAPAGTDSLDSPFGLAVRRFCAPVLGLEPLAPLDEYLARRRSIGAAEANRLLLRSTGTSDYLLDTGIRDDRLPGPDAMAVRAGARVREIVRIERVAEDLAGVSTAAGFVAKFPETLAARTRAAVGVKSIIAYRHGFDIPAERPSGREVLQAADEWFRTAEETGSFRITDPVLLRFGLWSGIDTGLPMQLHTGYGDSDVQLFRADPSRLSPLFHAARSLGVDFMLLHCYPFVREAGILAQVFPHVYLDVGLVSHYLGPSAGTSIRQALEIAPFSKILYSSDSYGLAEHYAVSAANWRASFAALMDDWIASRWATADDAERIAGMIASENAKRVYTLNP
- a CDS encoding dihydrofolate reductase family protein — protein: MRVLAVNHLSLDGVLQGPGRPDEDTRDGFRHGGWAQDDNDPAMFAAMGERLGQGFSWLFGRRSYDDMLAYWNQAGGPFKDSLNATRKYVASANPDTQLKWPNSMLLGGDVPAQVAALRGQPGGNLVIMGSGQLIRSLLPLGLVDELFLMIHPLVLGSGRRLFGPDHDARRLRLVDSATTGTGVLMVTYRPA
- a CDS encoding TetR family transcriptional regulator gives rise to the protein MSGQKQNGYGTGREALLAATVHVVARKGLRGLTFRAVAEHAGVNNTLVVHHFGKRDALIEAALEWSVRQSIGLSHLEALPATEEEFCQSILSLIDDNPDIQIFQYEMILESRRRPELAAPVQHLYESYIAALSDGLQRIGFGGQEGAAQAAFAALDGLVLQLLAGANTKGVEAAIRYLWAALGGHVTIPAVNAS
- a CDS encoding cupin domain-containing protein produces the protein MSTSTNAVEFTVHDALDPQRYEPFILGRVHWVRRPGDGGRPALSAGFWHVTTEEAPEPFDLLIEADETIHIIEGHMHIEVDGGGTFDLLPGSAASFNKGAQTRWTVVEDTTEFFVYS